Proteins encoded in a region of the Haloarcula sp. CBA1129 genome:
- the mutL gene encoding DNA mismatch repair endonuclease MutL: MTDIQRLDDRTVERIAAGEVVERPASVVKELVENAIDADANRVEVVVEAGGTDGIRVTDDGIGMDREAVETAVEKHTTSKIRDIADLEGGVGTLGFRGEALHAIGAVSRLTIRTRPRGGDAGAELVLEGGEVTSVGPAGCPEGTTIAVEDLFYNVPARRKYLKQESTEFAHVNTVVASYALANPDVAVSLTHGDRETFSTTGRGDLREAVMSVYGREVAESMISVGAGSGANGDEDDTSFPDGPLDGVHGLVSHPETNRAGREYLSTYVNGRYVRAGTVRDAVVDAYGTQIAPDRYPFAVLFLDVPAGDVDVNVHPRKLEVRFADDEGVREQVRTAVEDALLREGLLRSTAPRGRSAPEQTEITPESAGAGDSERERSSRDDGDDTTPSEQTETTDTESRADVTAQEPDTVSTDRPDRTRAETTDGQSSDTAQSGQAGDEKWSPETETTSDASGESERGQTGGSVSSGDSDPETSTTRPATESEGRKFTGGQEQARLGDEPEATHESLPSMRILGQLADTYVVAETDDGLVLVDQHAADERVNYERLKAKFEGETTTQALADPVELELTAREAEVFDRRSDALASLGFHTARTGERSVEVRTLPGVIADVAGPDIVRDVLGAFVAGDDEAAATVEAAADELLGDLACYPSVTGNTSLTEGSVRELLAALDACENPYACPHGRPTIIHIDRQELEDRFERDYPGHGGRRR; encoded by the coding sequence ATGACCGACATCCAGCGACTCGACGACCGGACCGTCGAACGCATCGCGGCCGGCGAGGTGGTCGAGCGACCGGCCTCCGTCGTCAAGGAACTGGTCGAGAACGCCATCGACGCCGACGCGAATCGGGTCGAGGTCGTCGTGGAGGCCGGAGGGACTGACGGGATTCGCGTCACGGACGACGGCATCGGGATGGACCGCGAGGCCGTCGAGACGGCCGTCGAGAAACACACGACGTCGAAAATCCGCGACATCGCGGATCTGGAGGGCGGCGTCGGGACGCTCGGGTTCCGCGGCGAGGCCCTGCACGCAATCGGGGCAGTCTCGCGGCTGACGATTCGAACCAGACCCCGCGGCGGCGACGCGGGGGCGGAATTAGTGCTGGAAGGGGGTGAGGTCACGTCGGTCGGCCCCGCCGGCTGTCCGGAGGGAACGACGATAGCGGTCGAGGACCTCTTCTACAACGTCCCGGCCCGACGGAAGTACCTCAAACAGGAGTCGACGGAGTTCGCACACGTCAACACCGTCGTCGCCAGTTACGCGCTGGCGAACCCGGACGTCGCAGTCTCGCTGACCCACGGCGACCGCGAGACGTTCTCGACGACTGGCCGAGGCGACCTGCGCGAGGCGGTGATGTCCGTCTACGGTCGGGAGGTCGCCGAATCGATGATTTCAGTCGGGGCGGGTTCGGGGGCGAACGGGGATGAAGACGACACCAGTTTCCCCGACGGGCCACTCGACGGCGTTCACGGCCTCGTCTCTCACCCTGAGACGAACCGTGCCGGCCGCGAGTATCTCTCGACGTACGTCAACGGCCGCTACGTCCGGGCTGGGACCGTCCGCGACGCCGTCGTCGACGCCTATGGCACCCAGATAGCGCCGGACCGTTACCCCTTCGCCGTCCTCTTTCTGGACGTGCCCGCGGGCGACGTGGACGTGAACGTCCACCCCCGGAAGTTAGAGGTCCGCTTCGCCGACGACGAGGGGGTTCGAGAGCAGGTCCGGACCGCCGTCGAGGACGCGCTGTTGCGTGAGGGACTGTTGCGCTCGACAGCTCCGCGTGGCCGGTCGGCTCCCGAGCAGACCGAGATAACGCCGGAATCAGCCGGAGCGGGCGACAGCGAACGCGAACGGTCCAGTCGGGACGACGGAGACGATACAACACCGTCAGAACAGACGGAGACCACCGACACGGAGAGCAGAGCTGATGTAACGGCACAGGAACCAGATACCGTCTCTACAGACCGACCGGACCGGACCCGGGCGGAGACAACAGATGGCCAGTCATCCGACACGGCCCAATCAGGTCAAGCAGGCGATGAGAAGTGGTCCCCTGAAACCGAGACGACGAGCGACGCATCGGGCGAATCCGAGAGGGGCCAGACAGGGGGTAGTGTTTCGAGTGGAGATAGCGACCCCGAAACGTCCACGACGCGGCCAGCCACGGAGAGCGAGGGGCGGAAATTCACCGGCGGGCAGGAGCAGGCACGCCTCGGCGACGAACCCGAAGCGACCCACGAGTCGCTGCCCTCGATGCGGATTCTCGGGCAGTTAGCCGACACCTACGTCGTCGCGGAGACGGACGACGGCCTCGTGCTCGTCGACCAGCACGCGGCGGACGAGCGGGTCAACTACGAGCGGCTCAAGGCCAAGTTCGAGGGCGAAACCACGACGCAGGCACTCGCCGACCCTGTCGAACTGGAACTGACTGCCCGCGAGGCCGAAGTGTTCGACCGACGTAGCGACGCACTGGCGAGTCTGGGGTTCCATACGGCTCGCACAGGTGAGCGAAGCGTCGAGGTGCGCACTCTCCCGGGCGTCATCGCCGACGTGGCCGGCCCGGATATCGTGAGGGACGTGCTGGGCGCGTTCGTCGCCGGCGACGACGAGGCGGCGGCAACGGTCGAAGCGGCGGCCGACGAACTGCTCGGCGATCTGGCGTGTTATCCCTCGGTGACCGGGAACACGTCGCTGACCGAGGGTTCCGTCCGGGAGCTACTCGCCGCGCTGGATGCCTGTGAGAACCCCTACGCGTGTCCCCACGGGCGGCCGACAATCATTCACATCGACCGGCAGGAACTCGAAGACCGGTTCGAGCGGGACTATCCCGGCCACGGCGGTCGGCGGCGATAG
- a CDS encoding HAD family hydrolase gives MDLDMEQYDQLYRLYKSVDTTTLRGYQEFVDLFPPLSSTVALEQWETASDRLDDLKADITAEFSGTGETYAEIAARLTRDEAFTALDLYSKYDRSVNVLVLDVDETLRSAGDTDNEIPRDTLYLLTQFHEAGVPIVVCTGQTLENVKGFMIQGLGNDLVSSGQMSIVYESGNGVFTPKHGEDTKRLLYERLDDAVVDVFETVRRRVLSEAPDAVGKRCHLQGNEFNVTLKPNAEVGSDNAVEIIDESLRYLCGLVGDAIATQVDAAVDDPAGYARAYFSRDPEILDVLESGGLSTDADIDDAPEAFRAILERVDLGYYEGDAAELVSLELDKSAGVEEAFDVLGIDDPFALVMGDSKSDLRVMRWVDEHDAGIAAAPAHSSPDVLDHVSSKDDLVYEAGDASTVLRTIYGISLVEQLDERGE, from the coding sequence GTGGATCTCGACATGGAACAATACGACCAACTCTACCGTCTGTATAAAAGCGTAGACACGACGACGCTGCGCGGATATCAGGAGTTCGTCGACCTGTTTCCCCCGCTCAGCTCGACCGTTGCGCTGGAACAGTGGGAAACCGCCAGCGACCGACTCGATGACCTCAAAGCCGACATCACAGCGGAATTCTCCGGGACCGGCGAGACCTACGCAGAAATCGCGGCCCGGCTGACCCGCGACGAGGCCTTCACCGCGCTCGACCTCTATTCGAAGTACGACCGGTCGGTGAACGTGCTCGTGCTGGACGTCGACGAGACGCTCCGCTCGGCCGGCGACACCGACAACGAAATCCCCCGGGATACGCTGTATCTCCTGACGCAGTTCCACGAAGCGGGCGTCCCCATCGTCGTCTGTACCGGCCAGACCTTGGAGAACGTCAAGGGGTTCATGATTCAGGGCCTTGGCAACGACCTCGTTTCCTCCGGACAGATGAGCATTGTCTATGAGTCCGGTAACGGCGTGTTCACCCCCAAGCACGGCGAAGACACCAAGCGACTCCTCTACGAGCGCCTCGACGACGCGGTCGTGGACGTGTTCGAGACCGTCCGCCGTCGAGTCCTCTCGGAGGCCCCAGACGCCGTGGGTAAGCGCTGTCATCTTCAGGGCAACGAGTTCAACGTCACGCTGAAGCCCAACGCCGAGGTCGGGAGCGACAACGCCGTCGAAATCATCGACGAGTCGCTGCGCTACCTCTGTGGCCTCGTCGGCGACGCTATCGCCACACAAGTTGACGCCGCGGTCGACGACCCCGCAGGCTACGCGCGGGCCTACTTCAGCCGCGACCCGGAGATTCTCGACGTGTTGGAGTCGGGCGGCCTGTCGACCGACGCCGACATCGACGACGCGCCCGAGGCCTTCCGTGCTATCCTCGAACGCGTCGATCTGGGCTATTACGAGGGCGATGCGGCCGAACTCGTGAGCCTCGAACTGGACAAATCCGCCGGCGTCGAGGAGGCCTTCGACGTGCTCGGCATCGACGACCCGTTCGCGCTCGTGATGGGTGATAGCAAGAGCGACCTGCGGGTGATGCGCTGGGTCGACGAGCACGACGCCGGCATCGCCGCTGCCCCCGCACACTCCTCACCGGACGTGCTCGACCACGTCAGTTCGAAGGATGACCTAGTGTACGAGGCCGGCGACGCCAGCACGGTGCTGCGGACGATCTACGGTATCAGCCTCGTCGAGCAACTGGACGAGCGGGGCGAGTGA
- a CDS encoding helix-turn-helix domain-containing protein — MSEDPAVGDILDLLSDEYARDILAATSVKPMSAKQLADQCEMSQPTVYRRVEWLQEYGLIEEQTQIETGGNDYSVFAATLSEFSLALADGDFETEIERAEPPAFPGQDEQDTADRFTKMWENL; from the coding sequence GTGAGTGAGGACCCGGCCGTGGGCGACATCCTCGACCTGCTCAGTGACGAGTACGCCCGGGACATCCTCGCAGCAACGAGTGTCAAACCCATGTCCGCGAAACAGCTCGCCGACCAGTGTGAGATGTCACAACCGACCGTGTACAGACGGGTCGAGTGGCTTCAGGAGTACGGCCTCATCGAGGAACAGACCCAGATAGAGACGGGCGGCAACGACTACAGCGTGTTCGCTGCCACGCTGTCGGAGTTCTCGCTGGCGCTTGCCGACGGCGATTTCGAGACCGAAATCGAGCGGGCTGAGCCGCCGGCGTTCCCGGGACAGGACGAACAGGACACCGCGGACCGATTCACAAAGATGTGGGAGAATCTCTGA
- a CDS encoding outer membrane lipoprotein carrier protein LolA gives MVTRHLTSERLVLTIATVVVVGVLAIAIWSLAFASAGTADQPRIDADVQQRYESIDGVNATQTTTITRNGTVASQTTYAAALQPGTQKKRLAVVNSTVERYDRRVSNGSMLWLYDQRRENATRITLSRTDSEQGERLQRLFANLNMSTAADTTTDSPSVEPLPVVPRGEQRPTVSAGSMTVSYRGTEAIDGREAYVIHVAPKDDTAAYEQTIWVDTEQFFPVKKRTAWTADGERTVVTTTHTNVTYDTGVSDDVFTPDFPDGTTVTVPETPERQTYESVGALEADTEVQVPEPDIPPGYELTYATQTRGRVHSVGLRYMNRTSLITVAKYDRPSVGESTSQTATIDGQPVQVSYGLTTSVSWSCERYRYTIRGEGVSADRLITVGQSIGCPSGE, from the coding sequence ATGGTCACTCGACACCTCACATCGGAACGACTGGTGCTCACCATCGCGACGGTAGTCGTCGTCGGTGTGCTGGCGATTGCGATATGGTCACTTGCGTTCGCGAGCGCCGGAACCGCAGATCAGCCCCGGATCGACGCGGACGTGCAACAACGCTACGAGTCGATAGACGGCGTGAACGCGACACAGACGACGACGATTACCCGGAACGGGACGGTTGCAAGCCAAACGACCTACGCCGCCGCGCTCCAGCCGGGGACCCAGAAGAAACGGCTGGCAGTCGTCAACAGCACCGTCGAGCGATACGACCGCCGGGTGTCGAACGGGTCGATGCTGTGGCTGTACGACCAGCGCCGCGAGAACGCCACACGCATCACTCTCAGCAGAACCGATTCAGAGCAGGGCGAGCGGCTGCAGCGTCTGTTTGCGAATCTCAACATGTCTACAGCGGCCGATACGACAACCGACTCGCCGTCGGTTGAGCCGTTGCCCGTCGTTCCCCGCGGCGAGCAACGGCCAACCGTGTCTGCTGGCTCAATGACCGTCAGCTACCGCGGTACTGAAGCAATCGACGGGCGTGAGGCGTACGTCATCCACGTGGCACCGAAAGACGACACAGCGGCCTACGAGCAGACGATCTGGGTAGACACAGAGCAGTTCTTTCCGGTGAAAAAACGCACTGCGTGGACGGCCGACGGTGAGCGAACAGTCGTGACGACGACGCACACAAACGTCACCTACGATACCGGTGTGTCCGATGACGTGTTTACCCCCGACTTCCCAGACGGCACTACCGTCACCGTCCCGGAGACGCCCGAGAGACAGACCTACGAGTCAGTCGGTGCACTCGAAGCCGACACCGAGGTACAGGTCCCAGAACCCGACATTCCACCGGGGTACGAACTGACCTATGCGACCCAGACACGGGGACGAGTCCACAGCGTCGGCCTCCGTTATATGAACCGAACCAGTCTGATCACCGTTGCCAAGTACGACCGGCCGAGTGTGGGGGAGAGCACCAGCCAGACGGCGACAATCGACGGGCAACCGGTACAGGTCAGCTACGGGCTGACGACCTCAGTTTCGTGGAGCTGTGAGCGGTACCGATACACGATTCGCGGTGAGGGCGTGTCCGCGGACCGACTCATCACGGTCGGCCAGTCAATCGGCTGTCCCAGCGGCGAGTGA
- a CDS encoding ABC transporter permease, which translates to MTASTDTHASGSDGSETPAVDAAMQAGYLDLARAVLYREYLIFVRYPANAVGGIVISVFFFGLLFYGGRMLAGQAITDSIEGIIVGYFLWSLSVGAYQSISNDIGSEAQWGTLERHVMTPFGFAPVAFCKGVAKVVRTFITSTVVLAVMLAITGTTLQLNVLTVVVVASLTIASVLGLGFAAGGVAVLYKRIGNWLNLLQFGFIILISAPVFELGWTRVLPLAHGSALLQRAMVDGTRLWQFSAVDLSLLVGVPAGYVLLGYVVFQYTTRRARRLGVLGDY; encoded by the coding sequence ATGACGGCGAGTACTGACACGCACGCGAGCGGCAGTGACGGCAGCGAGACTCCGGCCGTCGATGCCGCCATGCAGGCCGGCTATCTCGACCTCGCGCGGGCGGTGCTGTACCGCGAGTACCTCATCTTCGTCCGCTATCCGGCCAACGCGGTCGGCGGTATCGTCATCTCGGTGTTCTTCTTCGGCCTGCTGTTTTACGGCGGCCGAATGCTCGCCGGGCAGGCGATAACAGACTCCATCGAGGGCATCATCGTCGGTTACTTCCTGTGGTCCCTCTCTGTCGGCGCGTATCAGTCCATCTCGAACGACATCGGCAGCGAGGCCCAGTGGGGGACGCTCGAACGGCACGTCATGACGCCGTTTGGCTTCGCGCCGGTCGCGTTCTGCAAAGGCGTCGCGAAAGTCGTCCGGACGTTCATCACCTCGACAGTAGTGCTTGCGGTGATGCTTGCGATCACCGGGACGACGCTCCAGTTGAACGTGCTTACGGTCGTCGTCGTCGCGTCGCTGACCATCGCGTCGGTGCTGGGTCTGGGCTTCGCTGCCGGCGGCGTCGCGGTGCTGTACAAGCGCATCGGGAACTGGCTCAATCTACTTCAGTTCGGGTTCATTATCCTCATCTCCGCGCCCGTGTTCGAACTCGGCTGGACGCGGGTCCTGCCACTGGCTCACGGGAGCGCACTGCTGCAGCGGGCAATGGTCGACGGGACCCGGCTGTGGCAGTTCTCCGCCGTCGACCTGAGCCTCCTCGTCGGTGTCCCAGCCGGCTACGTACTGCTAGGATACGTCGTGTTCCAGTACACGACGCGGCGGGCCAGACGGCTCGGCGTCCTCGGCGACTACTGA
- a CDS encoding ABC transporter ATP-binding protein, producing the protein MSSQRPPRRGSRVTDQSAAPRAEATPALAVEGLSKQFGSGADAVTAVDDVSFRIEQGTVVGLLGPNGAGKTTTIKSILGLVLPDSGKIHVQGIDMNENPRAAYRHVDGMLEGARNDYWRLTVRENLRYFSTIKGVKPDAVADRHERLLAKLDLLEKADEPVRDLSRGMKQKVSLASVLASESDLVFLDEPTLGLDVESSLTLRRELRRIVDERDLTAVVSSHDMDVIEDVCDRVIIMNEGEIIADDSVPAVLDQFTANAFAVTSPDISDDLLGTIRERFEVVDVTSVERGRRVEVATDSDGFYRLLALCRDHDVTLTGVGTVEPDLEDVFVEITGHGP; encoded by the coding sequence ATGTCATCCCAGCGCCCGCCCCGGCGGGGCTCGCGAGTCACCGACCAGTCGGCTGCGCCGCGGGCCGAAGCGACGCCCGCACTCGCCGTCGAGGGGTTGTCAAAGCAGTTCGGGAGCGGCGCGGACGCGGTGACGGCCGTCGACGACGTGTCGTTTCGCATCGAGCAGGGCACGGTCGTCGGCCTGCTGGGCCCCAACGGGGCGGGCAAGACGACGACGATAAAATCGATTCTCGGGCTGGTGTTGCCTGATTCCGGGAAGATTCACGTTCAGGGTATCGATATGAACGAGAACCCGCGGGCAGCCTACCGCCACGTCGACGGGATGCTCGAAGGCGCGCGAAACGACTACTGGCGGCTGACCGTTCGGGAGAACCTGCGCTATTTCTCGACCATCAAGGGCGTCAAGCCGGATGCTGTCGCCGACCGACACGAGCGGCTACTGGCGAAACTCGATCTCCTAGAGAAGGCCGACGAACCGGTTCGGGACCTCTCTCGGGGAATGAAACAGAAGGTGTCGCTGGCGAGCGTGCTGGCAAGCGAGTCCGATCTGGTGTTTCTCGACGAGCCGACGCTGGGACTGGACGTGGAAAGCTCGCTGACGTTGCGACGGGAACTGCGCCGTATCGTCGACGAGCGCGACCTCACGGCCGTCGTCAGCAGCCACGATATGGATGTCATCGAGGACGTCTGTGACCGGGTCATCATCATGAACGAGGGAGAGATCATCGCAGACGACAGCGTCCCGGCCGTACTCGACCAGTTCACCGCGAACGCCTTCGCCGTCACTAGTCCCGACATCTCCGACGACCTGCTGGGGACCATCCGGGAGCGCTTCGAGGTGGTCGACGTGACGAGCGTCGAGCGGGGCCGGCGCGTCGAGGTAGCGACCGACAGCGACGGGTTCTACCGCCTGCTGGCCCTGTGTCGGGACCACGACGTGACGCTGACCGGCGTCGGCACGGTCGAACCGGATTTAGAGGACGTGTTCGTCGAGATCACGGGTCACGGACCATGA
- a CDS encoding ATP-binding protein: protein MPDRIRVLHVDDDPAVIEAATNALEQEHCGITVETATNAADGIERLDAEAFDCVIAGYDLPEQTGVEFLDAVRKRAPDLPFVLFTSEGSEAAASDAISAGVTEYLRADGGAEPYARLAHTVVDAVERTAEDIEHAQITRRERAIEELHSTARAFMRATTADAVAQITVDTARTILNMPANAVHFADGDGLHPVAWTEQVEELIGTPPVFRPGDGLAWQAFETGQTRIHDDITSNPDRYNPETDIRSELILPLGDHGVLLIGSCEVGAFDDTDATLAQTLSVHATAALNRLDRDRQLREEREFIDQALDTLGDLFYVIDTDGGLRRWNERIPEVTGYSDDEIDEMAISDFFPDDEYEAIEAAIDKVRTTDRVTVEAEILTADGERIPYEFAGTRLTDADGAIAGTVGIGRDISQRRAYEQRLEQKNERLDEFTSIVSHDLRNPLTVAEGNLELARADCDSDALDKVSRAHERMRALIEDLLTFARAGETATDLEYVTLASLVEECWQTVEGDQATLIVEADRQIRADTAKLRRLLSNLLRNSVEHGAASTQTPADCAADHDGEHVTVRVGTVEDADRHGFYVADNGPGIPVDAREQVFEGGYSTGEDGTGFGLKIVQRIAEVHGWTVTVTESDDGGARFEVTGLDPD, encoded by the coding sequence ATGCCCGACCGGATCCGTGTCCTCCACGTCGACGACGATCCGGCTGTCATCGAAGCGGCCACAAACGCTCTGGAACAGGAGCACTGTGGCATCACGGTCGAGACAGCGACGAACGCTGCTGACGGCATCGAGCGGCTCGACGCTGAAGCGTTCGACTGCGTGATCGCTGGCTACGACCTGCCGGAGCAGACTGGCGTCGAGTTCCTCGATGCGGTCCGGAAGCGAGCGCCGGACCTACCGTTCGTGCTGTTCACCAGCGAGGGGAGCGAGGCAGCCGCCAGCGACGCGATTTCCGCCGGGGTGACCGAGTATCTCCGGGCCGACGGCGGCGCCGAGCCGTACGCCCGACTCGCACACACCGTCGTCGACGCTGTCGAACGGACAGCGGAGGACATCGAACACGCACAGATCACGCGGCGCGAGCGCGCTATCGAGGAGCTTCACTCCACCGCCAGAGCGTTCATGCGAGCCACGACTGCGGATGCGGTTGCGCAGATCACAGTAGACACTGCCCGTACCATCCTCAATATGCCGGCCAACGCGGTCCACTTCGCCGACGGTGACGGCCTGCATCCGGTCGCATGGACCGAGCAGGTCGAGGAACTCATCGGGACGCCGCCGGTATTCAGGCCGGGGGACGGGCTCGCGTGGCAGGCCTTCGAAACCGGCCAAACACGGATTCACGACGATATCACGTCGAACCCGGATCGGTACAATCCGGAGACGGACATCCGTAGCGAGCTCATCCTTCCGCTCGGAGACCACGGCGTCCTTCTCATTGGCTCGTGTGAGGTCGGTGCGTTCGACGACACGGACGCCACGCTCGCACAGACGCTCTCGGTCCACGCGACGGCGGCGCTTAACCGTCTCGACCGCGACCGCCAGCTCCGCGAGGAACGTGAGTTCATCGACCAAGCGCTCGATACCCTCGGCGACCTGTTCTACGTCATCGACACGGACGGTGGCCTTCGGCGGTGGAACGAGCGCATCCCCGAAGTCACGGGATATAGCGACGACGAAATCGACGAGATGGCAATCTCGGACTTCTTTCCCGATGACGAGTACGAGGCAATCGAAGCGGCAATAGACAAGGTGCGAACCACTGACCGGGTGACTGTCGAAGCCGAGATTCTGACTGCCGACGGAGAGCGGATCCCATACGAATTTGCTGGCACCCGGCTGACAGACGCTGACGGAGCGATAGCGGGAACCGTGGGTATCGGACGAGACATCTCCCAGCGCAGGGCATACGAACAGCGGCTGGAACAGAAAAACGAGCGCCTCGACGAGTTCACCAGCATCGTCAGCCACGACCTCCGAAACCCGCTGACAGTCGCAGAAGGGAATCTGGAACTGGCCAGAGCAGACTGTGATAGCGATGCGCTCGACAAGGTGTCGCGTGCTCACGAGCGGATGCGAGCGCTGATAGAGGACCTCCTGACGTTTGCACGCGCCGGCGAAACGGCGACCGACCTCGAATACGTCACGCTTGCGAGTCTCGTCGAAGAGTGCTGGCAGACCGTGGAGGGGGACCAAGCGACACTCATTGTCGAGGCCGACCGTCAGATTCGGGCTGATACGGCGAAACTCCGCCGGCTGTTATCGAACCTCCTGCGGAACAGTGTCGAACACGGGGCCGCGAGCACTCAGACACCGGCCGACTGCGCCGCGGACCACGACGGGGAGCACGTGACTGTGCGAGTCGGGACAGTCGAAGACGCGGATCGGCACGGCTTCTACGTCGCCGACAACGGGCCGGGTATTCCAGTGGACGCCCGTGAACAGGTGTTTGAAGGGGGGTACTCGACCGGCGAGGACGGGACCGGGTTCGGGCTCAAAATCGTCCAGCGGATCGCCGAGGTCCACGGGTGGACGGTCACAGTGACAGAAAGTGACGACGGCGGTGCGCGGTTCGAGGTGACGGGTCTCGACCCCGACTGA